The Helianthus annuus cultivar XRQ/B chromosome 16, HanXRQr2.0-SUNRISE, whole genome shotgun sequence genome includes a window with the following:
- the LOC110873093 gene encoding costars family protein, giving the protein MNVEEEVEKLKVEIQRLGTKQEDGSYKVTFGVLFNDDRCANIFEALVGTLRAAKRRKLLTYDGELLLQGVHDNVEIMLKPPTPTATPAP; this is encoded by the exons ATGAACGTAGAAGAAGAGGTTGAAAAACTCAAGGTAGAGATCCAGCGACTTGGTACCAAGCAAGAAGATGGATCTTACAAG GTGACATTCGGTGTGCTTTTCAACGACGATAGATGTGCAAACATATTTGAGGCATTGGTTGGGACACTGAGGGCAGCCAAGAGGCGCAAACTCCTCACATATGATGGTGAGCTGctccttcaaggtgttcatgatAATGTTGAAATCATGCTCAAACCACCTACTCCTACTGCCACTCCTGCTCCTTAA